The Labrys wisconsinensis nucleotide sequence TCGTCCGAGGCCACGGCGAAGCGCGGCCGGGCCTCGCGCACATGGCGCCGGGCGCGGGCCGCCATCTGCCGGCAGGCCACGGGCGTGCGTCCGATCGCTGCCGCGACCTCCTCGAAGCTCGCATCGAACACGTCGTGCAGCAGGAACGCCGCCCGCTCCAGCGGCGACAGGCGCTCGAGGGCCAGCATCAGCGTCACGGAGAGGTCGAGCCCGGCCTCGCCGGCCGCCTGGTCCGCGGTGCCGGCTGCCTCGATCAGCGGCTCCGGCAGCCACGGCCCGACATAGGTCTCACGCCGGGCCTGGGCGGATTTGAGCTGGTCGAGGCAGAGCCGCGTCACGGTGCGGGCGAGGAAGGCGCCGGCATTGGCGACGACGGCGCGGTCGGCCGCCTGCCAGCGCAGCCAGGCCTCCTGCACCGCGTCCTGGGCGTCCGCCACCGAGCCGAGCATGCGGTAGGCGAGGCGGAACAGCCGCGGCCGGTGCGGCTCGAACGCCGC carries:
- a CDS encoding sigma-70 family RNA polymerase sigma factor — encoded protein: MSARAMADADGTAAFEPHRPRLFRLAYRMLGSVADAQDAVQEAWLRWQAADRAVVANAGAFLARTVTRLCLDQLKSAQARRETYVGPWLPEPLIEAAGTADQAAGEAGLDLSVTLMLALERLSPLERAAFLLHDVFDASFEEVAAAIGRTPVACRQMAARARRHVREARPRFAVASDEGERIARAFHQATVSGDAGTLARILAEGVVLTSDGGGKVLALLNPIAGRDKVQRFFLSVAEKIAGHGLGSPAMRMRWINGSPGLVQRWPDGTLQTTTLDVAEGRIVAIHIVRNPDKLRHIEPPT